In the genome of Phlebotomus papatasi isolate M1 chromosome 2, Ppap_2.1, whole genome shotgun sequence, one region contains:
- the LOC129804130 gene encoding aminoacyl tRNA synthase complex-interacting multifunctional protein 1: MYTRVFRFFPQFSHKMSALQRVIANNELAENLISSLKTEITAIRGMKIEERKRQLREENARLRVEIEKAKAKLIQLECSNGKTQIPIPGEQKREVAGVKAEKNQVMADRGESDAQKPPAEKKPKKEKPKAAAQPTQEAPVDVGRLDFRVGKIIEVARHPDADSLYVEKIECGEAQPRTVVSGLVKFVPLEEMQDRMVVILCNLKPAKMRGVTSEAMVMCASSPDKVEILIPPEGAVPGDLVHCAGFERQPDAQLNPKKKIFETCAPDLKTNESMVACFRDSPLEVAGKGVVRAPTLKNVTVK, translated from the exons ATGTACACGAGagtttttcgcttttttccgcAATTTTCGCATAAAATGAGTGCACTGCAGCGTGTTATTGCTAATAACGAATTGGCAGAGAATCTCATATCATCCCTGAAGACTGAA ATTACTGCGATTCGTGGGATGAAGATTGAGGAGAGGAAGAGGCAGCTCAGAGAGGAAAATGCTCGGCTTCGGGTTGAAATTGAAAAGGCCAAGGCTAAGTTGATCCAATTGGAATGTTCAAATGGAAAGACACAAATCCCGATCCCTGGAGAACAAAAACGGGAAGTTGCAGGTGTAAAAGCTGAAAAGAACCAAGTGATGGCCGATCGGGGTGAGAGTGATGCTCAAAAGCCGCCGGCAGAAAAGAAGCCCAAGAAGGAAAAACCAAAGGCTGCGGCACAGCCTACTCAGGAAGCTCCAGTTGATGTGGGACGGTTGGATTTCCGTGTTGGGAAGATTATTGAAGTGGCTCGTCATCCGGACGCTGACAGTTTGTATGTGGAGAAGATTGAGTGTGGAGAGGCTCAACCGCGTACAGTGGTGTCTGGCCTGGTGAAATTTGTGCCCCTGGAGGAAATGCAGGATCGCATGGTGGTGATACTGTGCAATCTCAAGCCGGCTAAGATGAGGGGTGTTACATCTGAGGCAATGGTCATGTGTGCCTCATCTCCTGACAAGGTTGAGATTCTGATACCCCCGGAGGGAGCAGTACCTGGTGACTTAGTTCACTGTGCAGGATTTGAGAGGCAGCCGGATGCTCAACTCAATCCCAAGAAGAAAATCTTCGAGACTTGTGCTCCGGATCTCAAAACAAATGAATCCATGGTGGCGTGTTTCCGTGACTCACCGCTAGAGGTTGCTGGCAAGGGTGTGGTTCGTGCCCCGACTCTCAAAAATGTTACTGTGAAATAA